From Luteolibacter yonseiensis, the proteins below share one genomic window:
- a CDS encoding FMN-dependent NADH-azoreductase, which yields MAKILHIQSSPRGSRSASIEVAGHFIASYLATHPGDSVETLDLWQEDLPEFDGFTLDAKYSVLGGQSPEAEQIAAWGRVVSLADHFKSADKILFSLPMWNFGIPYKLKHYIDLLVQPGLTFSYTPEEGYKGLVTGKPAAAVYARGGAYGPGTGAESYDQQSAYLKQVLGFIGFTDVSEVFVEPTLAGPDAKNAAVANANQAAAGIAATF from the coding sequence ATGGCAAAAATCCTGCATATCCAATCCTCCCCGCGCGGCAGCCGCTCGGCATCCATCGAAGTCGCCGGACACTTCATCGCGAGTTATCTCGCCACGCATCCCGGCGACAGTGTTGAAACGCTCGATCTCTGGCAGGAGGATCTGCCGGAGTTCGACGGATTCACGCTTGATGCGAAATATTCCGTGCTCGGCGGACAGTCACCCGAGGCGGAGCAAATCGCGGCCTGGGGGAGGGTGGTGTCGCTTGCCGATCATTTCAAATCGGCTGACAAGATCCTGTTTTCGCTACCCATGTGGAACTTCGGCATTCCCTACAAGCTGAAGCACTACATCGACCTCCTCGTCCAACCCGGTCTGACTTTCAGCTACACGCCGGAGGAGGGTTACAAAGGCCTGGTCACCGGCAAGCCGGCCGCGGCGGTTTATGCGCGGGGCGGAGCTTACGGGCCAGGGACTGGAGCGGAATCCTACGACCAGCAGAGCGCTTATCTCAAACAAGTTCTCGGCTTCATCGGATTCACCGATGTCAGCGAAGTTTTCGTGGAGCCGACGCTCGCCGGCCCCGATGCGAAAAACGCCGCCGTCGCGAATGCCAACCAGGCGGCTGCCGGGATCGCGGCCACATTCTAA
- a CDS encoding protein kinase domain-containing protein, which translates to MNDDATASGESQFPAEPTVAGWFDLGHRPLAHDEAEHPGVVIGRYRLVAPLGEGGFGSVWQVEQVEPIRRELALKLIKRGMDSREIIARFGAERQALALMDHPNIAAVWDAGTTPDGRPYFAMEWVKGEPLTRYCDSRNLSIRERLELFIPVCHAVQHAHQKAILHRDLKPSNILVSLVDGTPVPKVIDFGIAKALGSPDGADHEASLLRTRAGAVVGTPEYMSPEQAGSVPDVDTRSDIYSLGVILYELLTGQTPLARSGGEVTGGDQLLRRIREEEAAKPSTGFQSVTEKSLDAAACRGSELPRLRRMMKGDLDWIVLKALEKDRGRRYGTATALAADLGRFLRQEPVSAAAPTWNYQFSKLVRRNRTAFTAAGLVGAALVTGTGVSLWQAREAERSRAEAQANYNDAREAVEQYLSRVTENPRLKDANFEPLRKELLETAMRFYEKMERKTGGDPSLLSDRAEAMGRLARINQELGDFGKAEMLFHEAIDIHEKLSRKSPKERSHREALTLHHHNLSDLLTTQARSAEALDAQQRAMEISEQLVKEFPADPAVRFGLMTILLKRTMALSTVLRKDEARRTLSRAMDVGRGLIADVPSEPDYRAQFASCLSTMGGLFHDAGQIGESERVFREAIGIQEKIAAEFPGKREYSSPLGMSCHNLGFLLHHQGRHSDAIVVLQRAVEVDRRIVGEYFSLPAPRDALAGALSILGSALISLERDAEAGAALRESADLYSSLRHDQPTNPQTWYVEGLAKEKLAVVERRENQAGAAVVSLRKAVACQREALRILPENPNYQLALRSHLGGLATTCVDSGNGRAATEALSECAQEPLPIWQDWINLAVLSARNVPVIDSDSSLSGQDKSGCAERCREIAVKALRNACALGYTELWNAAADERFVPLRGYAPFMELEEPAPDPADRSPSRFTFDYPHDDPGKRVWTRSGNRWTEVQPSGKTNVYQIEGRIRLGGVSGTGAVHTVESGMRIFIPDKGSSEPLTLKVKPGESEWIAVGPLGDIE; encoded by the coding sequence GTGAATGACGATGCGACCGCTTCCGGAGAATCGCAGTTTCCCGCCGAACCCACGGTGGCGGGATGGTTCGATCTGGGCCATCGTCCGCTCGCGCATGATGAGGCGGAGCACCCCGGCGTGGTCATCGGGCGTTACCGCCTCGTCGCCCCGCTGGGTGAGGGCGGCTTCGGTTCGGTCTGGCAGGTGGAGCAGGTCGAACCCATCCGCCGGGAGCTTGCGTTGAAACTGATCAAGCGCGGCATGGACAGCCGGGAGATCATCGCCCGATTCGGTGCGGAGAGGCAGGCGCTCGCGCTGATGGATCACCCGAACATCGCCGCCGTCTGGGACGCCGGGACCACACCGGACGGGAGGCCTTATTTCGCGATGGAGTGGGTGAAGGGGGAACCGCTCACCCGTTACTGTGATTCCCGCAACCTTTCCATCCGCGAGCGCCTGGAGCTCTTCATCCCCGTCTGCCACGCCGTGCAACATGCGCACCAGAAGGCGATTCTCCACCGCGATCTGAAACCCTCGAACATCCTGGTGTCCCTGGTGGACGGGACGCCGGTTCCGAAGGTGATCGACTTCGGCATCGCGAAAGCACTGGGCTCGCCGGACGGGGCGGATCACGAGGCGAGCCTGCTGCGGACCCGTGCCGGAGCGGTGGTGGGCACGCCGGAATACATGAGCCCGGAACAAGCGGGGAGCGTGCCGGATGTGGATACCCGCAGCGACATCTATTCGCTGGGCGTCATCCTTTATGAACTGCTGACAGGCCAGACGCCGCTTGCCCGCTCGGGCGGTGAGGTGACCGGCGGAGACCAGCTCCTGCGCCGCATCCGTGAGGAGGAGGCGGCGAAACCCAGCACGGGCTTTCAATCGGTGACGGAAAAATCCCTGGACGCCGCCGCGTGCAGGGGGAGCGAGCTTCCGCGCCTGCGCCGGATGATGAAGGGGGACCTGGACTGGATCGTCCTCAAGGCTTTGGAAAAAGACCGCGGCAGGCGCTATGGTACCGCCACCGCGCTGGCCGCGGACCTGGGGCGGTTTCTCCGGCAGGAGCCGGTAAGCGCCGCGGCACCTACCTGGAACTACCAGTTTTCCAAACTGGTCCGGCGGAACCGCACCGCCTTCACCGCCGCCGGACTGGTTGGCGCCGCGCTGGTGACCGGCACCGGAGTCAGCCTGTGGCAGGCGAGGGAGGCGGAACGCAGCCGTGCTGAAGCGCAGGCGAACTACAATGACGCGCGTGAGGCGGTGGAACAATACCTCAGCCGCGTCACCGAGAATCCACGGCTGAAGGATGCGAACTTCGAGCCTCTCCGGAAAGAACTGCTGGAAACCGCGATGCGTTTTTACGAAAAAATGGAACGGAAGACCGGTGGCGATCCCTCGCTGCTGTCGGACCGGGCCGAGGCGATGGGGAGGCTGGCGAGGATCAATCAGGAGCTGGGTGATTTCGGGAAAGCGGAGATGCTTTTCCACGAAGCCATCGACATCCACGAAAAGCTTTCGCGGAAATCCCCGAAGGAACGGAGCCACCGCGAGGCATTGACCCTCCACCATCACAACCTCTCCGATCTTCTCACCACCCAGGCAAGAAGCGCGGAGGCCCTGGATGCCCAGCAACGGGCGATGGAGATTTCCGAACAACTGGTTAAGGAATTTCCGGCCGATCCCGCCGTGCGTTTCGGTTTGATGACGATCCTTCTCAAGCGGACGATGGCGCTCAGCACCGTCCTGAGAAAAGATGAGGCCCGGCGGACATTGTCGCGGGCCATGGACGTGGGGCGCGGGCTGATTGCGGATGTGCCGTCCGAGCCAGACTACCGCGCACAGTTCGCCTCGTGCCTGAGCACCATGGGCGGGCTCTTTCATGACGCCGGCCAGATCGGGGAGTCCGAGCGGGTCTTCCGGGAAGCGATCGGGATTCAGGAAAAAATCGCTGCGGAATTTCCCGGAAAGCGCGAATACAGCTCACCCCTCGGCATGTCGTGTCACAACCTCGGGTTCCTGCTTCACCATCAGGGCCGGCATTCCGATGCCATCGTCGTCCTGCAACGGGCGGTGGAAGTGGACCGGCGCATCGTCGGCGAGTATTTTTCACTGCCCGCCCCACGGGATGCCCTGGCGGGCGCGTTGAGCATACTAGGAAGCGCGCTCATTTCGCTTGAGCGTGACGCGGAAGCGGGGGCAGCGCTTCGGGAGTCGGCCGATCTCTACTCAAGCCTGCGGCATGACCAGCCGACGAATCCCCAGACCTGGTATGTCGAGGGACTTGCCAAAGAAAAACTCGCTGTCGTGGAAAGGCGGGAAAACCAGGCGGGGGCGGCGGTGGTGTCATTGCGGAAGGCGGTTGCCTGCCAGCGCGAAGCCCTGCGGATCCTGCCGGAAAATCCGAATTACCAGCTCGCCCTGCGTTCGCATCTGGGGGGATTGGCCACAACCTGCGTTGACAGCGGGAATGGTCGGGCGGCGACGGAAGCGTTGTCAGAGTGTGCGCAGGAGCCGCTGCCGATCTGGCAGGACTGGATCAATCTTGCGGTTCTCTCGGCGAGGAACGTCCCTGTCATCGATTCCGATTCCTCATTGTCCGGGCAGGATAAATCGGGCTGTGCGGAGCGTTGCCGTGAGATCGCCGTAAAAGCCCTGCGGAATGCGTGCGCGCTTGGCTACACCGAACTTTGGAACGCGGCTGCGGACGAACGGTTTGTCCCGTTGCGCGGGTATGCGCCGTTCATGGAACTGGAGGAACCGGCCCCCGATCCCGCCGATCGCAGTCCGTCCCGCTTCACTTTCGACTACCCCCACGATGATCCCGGCAAGCGTGTCTGGACGCGTTCTGGCAACCGGTGGACCGAGGTCCAGCCTTCGGGCAAGACAAACGTCTATCAGATCGAGGGGCGCATCCGTCTGGGCGGGGTTTCCGGTACCGGGGCGGTGCATACGGTCGAGAGCGGGATGCGGATTTTCATCCCTGACAAGGGTTCATCGGAGCCGCTGACATTGAAAGTGAAACCGGGGGAATCGGAGTGGATCGCCGTCGGACCACTCGGGGATATCGAGTGA
- a CDS encoding RNA polymerase sigma factor, protein MLVDVCREGAPELRQRALETLCHNYWYPLYAFARRTGNGRQDAEDLTQGFFQYLLERGLFSSASQELGKLRTFLLTAFQRYAGDVRERGLALKRGGGYEILSLDVDEAERNFGEPAEALTPHEIFDHQWAMTVLLGALGTLREEEDGAGRGTQFAILEPFLNPRSEAGGNYADAADALGMSGEAARKVVSRLRGKFRDILRRQIGDTLRFPTDEQVDAELTALKRALRRL, encoded by the coding sequence ATGCTCGTCGACGTCTGCCGGGAAGGAGCTCCGGAACTGCGGCAACGCGCGCTGGAAACCCTTTGCCACAACTATTGGTATCCGCTGTATGCGTTCGCCCGCAGGACGGGAAACGGCCGTCAGGACGCCGAGGATCTGACCCAGGGATTTTTCCAATATTTGCTGGAGCGGGGCCTGTTTTCTTCCGCCAGCCAGGAACTGGGCAAATTGAGGACATTCCTGCTCACGGCGTTCCAGCGTTATGCGGGCGATGTGAGGGAGCGCGGGCTGGCCCTCAAGCGCGGCGGTGGATATGAGATCCTCTCGCTCGATGTCGATGAGGCGGAGCGGAATTTCGGAGAACCCGCCGAAGCGCTCACCCCTCACGAGATCTTCGACCACCAGTGGGCGATGACCGTGCTGCTCGGAGCACTGGGCACGCTTCGAGAAGAAGAGGATGGAGCGGGCAGGGGGACGCAGTTCGCCATTCTGGAACCTTTTTTGAATCCCAGGTCCGAAGCGGGGGGGAACTACGCCGACGCGGCGGACGCGCTGGGGATGAGCGGCGAGGCGGCGCGGAAGGTGGTGAGCCGGTTGCGCGGAAAATTCCGGGATATCCTGCGGCGGCAGATCGGCGATACGCTGCGGTTTCCCACCGATGAACAGGTGGATGCGGAACTGACGGCGTTGAAAAGGGCCTTGCGGCGGTTGTAG
- a CDS encoding aspartate-semialdehyde dehydrogenase, which produces MNHPHVAIVGATGAVGVEMLLCLEQRNFPLSKLKLLASARSAGKKMTFRGEEITVEELTHDSFGDVDIALFSAGGGISLEYGPSAAAAGAVVIDNSSAFRMDADVPLVVPEINPEAAKNRPRGIIANPNCTTIISLMALAPLHAAFGLRSIIASTYQAVSGSGAQGIVELEEQMKAIASDQPFTPKIYPRQIAFNVIPQVDAFTDNGYTKEELKMLNEGRKIMDLPELRVSCTCVRVPVYRSHSVSITAQFERPVDVAAARAAYEGRPGVNVVDDPSAKLFPVPLDTTGKDDCLVGRIRKNLVFDNALDLWVVGDQVRKGAALNAVQIAEIL; this is translated from the coding sequence ATGAATCATCCCCATGTAGCGATCGTAGGTGCGACGGGTGCCGTCGGCGTCGAGATGCTCCTTTGCCTGGAGCAACGGAATTTTCCACTGAGCAAGCTCAAGCTGCTCGCCTCCGCTCGTTCCGCTGGGAAAAAGATGACCTTCCGTGGTGAGGAAATCACCGTGGAGGAGCTGACCCACGACTCCTTCGGGGACGTGGACATCGCCCTTTTCAGCGCGGGTGGCGGGATTTCCCTGGAATACGGCCCCTCCGCAGCCGCGGCGGGCGCGGTGGTCATCGACAATTCCTCCGCTTTCCGCATGGATGCGGATGTCCCTCTCGTGGTGCCTGAAATCAATCCGGAAGCGGCGAAGAACCGCCCGCGCGGCATCATCGCGAATCCGAACTGCACGACCATCATCTCGCTGATGGCGCTGGCACCGCTGCACGCGGCGTTCGGCCTGCGGTCCATCATCGCCTCCACCTACCAGGCGGTGTCCGGCTCGGGAGCCCAGGGCATCGTCGAACTGGAAGAGCAGATGAAGGCCATCGCAAGCGACCAGCCTTTCACTCCGAAAATCTACCCGCGCCAGATCGCCTTCAACGTCATCCCGCAGGTGGATGCGTTCACCGACAACGGCTACACCAAGGAAGAGCTCAAGATGCTCAACGAAGGCCGGAAGATCATGGACCTGCCGGAACTGCGCGTTTCCTGCACCTGCGTGCGCGTGCCGGTCTACCGCTCGCACTCGGTTTCCATCACCGCACAATTCGAGCGCCCCGTGGATGTCGCCGCCGCCCGCGCCGCCTACGAAGGCAGGCCCGGCGTGAATGTCGTCGATGATCCATCCGCCAAACTTTTCCCGGTGCCTCTCGACACCACCGGCAAGGACGACTGCCTCGTCGGCCGCATCCGCAAGAACCTCGTCTTCGACAACGCGCTCGACCTCTGGGTCGTGGGCGACCAGGTCCGGAAAGGCGCGGCTCTCAACGCGGTGCAGATCGCGGAGATCCTGTGA